A genomic window from Gemmatimonadaceae bacterium includes:
- a CDS encoding DUF4442 domain-containing protein: MPSSPGTRLLALWRRLRPLPGGEWLFAKIFARTVPYSGSVKPRIRVLEPGHAEVEIPDIRANRQHLGSVHAIALMNVAEMASGLAMMSGLPAGVRGIVTTLAMTYHKKARGTIRAVSRVTVPVVTEDRDFEVIAECLDPSGTVVATGRVTWRLGPAR, from the coding sequence ATGCCCTCGTCCCCCGGCACCCGCCTCCTCGCCCTCTGGCGCCGCCTGCGGCCCCTGCCCGGCGGTGAGTGGCTCTTCGCCAAGATCTTCGCCCGCACCGTGCCCTACTCGGGCTCGGTCAAACCCCGTATCCGCGTACTCGAACCCGGGCACGCGGAGGTGGAGATTCCGGACATCCGTGCCAACCGTCAGCACCTCGGGTCGGTGCACGCGATCGCCCTGATGAACGTCGCCGAGATGGCCAGCGGGCTGGCGATGATGTCCGGCCTGCCCGCAGGCGTCCGCGGCATCGTCACGACGCTCGCGATGACCTACCACAAGAAGGCCCGCGGCACCATCCGCGCCGTGAGCCGCGTCACTGTTCCGGTCGTCACCGAAGACCGGGACTTTGAGGTGATTGCGGAGTGCCTAGACCCCAGCGGGACCGTCGTCGCCACCGGGCGCGTGACCTGGCGCCTGGGGCCGGCGCGATGA
- a CDS encoding nitronate monooxygenase, translating to MTDTAFTRHTGVRVPLICGPMYPCSNPELVAAVSEAGGLGVVQPISLTYVHGYDFRAGLRHIRSLTSRPIGFNALIEGNNKLYRERMTQWIDIALEEGVRFFLTSLGNPKWVCERVHAAGGVVYHDVTERKWAQKGVDGGVDGLIAVNNLAGGHAGRLSPEALLDELAPFGLPVVSAGGVGDAAEFARHLTLGYAAVQLGTRFIATTECKASDAYKQAILDATADDIVLTERLTGVPVAVIRNAYIDRLGTSAGWFARWMLRGRRRKHWMRTWYALSSVRRLKRSLMTDDVRREYWQAGRSVSGIHEVKPAGEIVREFAAALD from the coding sequence ATGACCGACACGGCCTTCACCCGTCACACCGGCGTCCGCGTCCCGCTCATCTGCGGGCCGATGTACCCCTGCTCGAATCCGGAACTGGTCGCGGCCGTGAGCGAGGCCGGCGGCCTTGGCGTCGTGCAGCCGATCTCGCTGACATACGTTCACGGCTACGACTTCCGGGCCGGCCTGCGGCACATCCGCAGCCTGACCTCGCGGCCCATCGGCTTCAACGCGCTCATTGAAGGCAACAACAAGCTCTACCGCGAGCGGATGACGCAGTGGATCGACATCGCGCTTGAGGAGGGCGTGCGCTTCTTCCTCACCTCGCTGGGCAACCCGAAGTGGGTCTGTGAGCGGGTGCACGCGGCGGGCGGCGTGGTCTACCACGACGTGACCGAGCGGAAGTGGGCGCAGAAGGGTGTGGACGGCGGCGTGGACGGCCTCATCGCGGTCAACAACTTGGCGGGCGGGCACGCGGGCCGACTCTCGCCCGAAGCCTTGCTTGACGAACTCGCGCCCTTCGGCCTCCCGGTGGTCTCGGCCGGCGGTGTCGGCGATGCCGCGGAGTTCGCGCGCCACTTGACACTGGGCTACGCCGCGGTGCAACTCGGCACGCGCTTCATCGCCACCACCGAGTGCAAGGCCAGCGACGCCTACAAGCAGGCCATCCTCGATGCCACGGCCGACGATATCGTCCTCACCGAGCGCCTCACCGGCGTCCCGGTGGCGGTGATCCGCAACGCCTACATCGATCGGCTCGGGACCTCGGCCGGGTGGTTCGCGCGTTGGATGCTGCGGGGGCGCCGCCGCAAGCACTGGATGCGCACCTGGTACGCCCTGAGCTCGGTGCGCCGGCTCAAGCGCTCGCTGATGACCGATGACGTCCGCAGGGAATACTGGCAAGCCGGACGCTCCGTGTCCGGCATTCACGAGGTGAAGCCCGCGGGCGAGATCGTCCGCGAGTTCGCCGCCGCACTCGACTGA
- a CDS encoding penicillin-binding protein activator LpoB: MLRSRTILAGLAVTVLTVSGCSIKRVERIDPNSVTDLSGRWNDADSRLVANALIAQSLEATWARDYAAANGGTPPAVIIGQIRNRTMEHIPIGTFIRDLERAYVQTGVVRLVASAEEREELRGERADQQTNASAETRARMARELGARYMLQGDVQAIEDQEGRERVVFYQVDVTLLDLETNVRTWMGQHKIKKYIQRRRLTP, translated from the coding sequence ATGCTCCGCAGTCGCACCATCCTCGCCGGGCTCGCCGTCACGGTCCTCACCGTGAGCGGCTGCTCGATCAAGCGCGTCGAACGCATCGATCCCAACAGCGTCACCGACCTCTCGGGCCGCTGGAACGACGCCGATTCGCGCCTCGTCGCCAACGCCCTCATCGCGCAGTCGCTCGAGGCGACCTGGGCGCGCGATTACGCCGCGGCCAACGGCGGTACGCCGCCGGCGGTCATCATCGGCCAGATCCGCAACCGCACGATGGAGCACATCCCCATCGGCACCTTCATCCGCGACCTTGAGCGCGCGTACGTCCAGACCGGCGTGGTGCGGCTCGTGGCCAGCGCCGAGGAGCGCGAAGAGCTGCGCGGCGAACGCGCCGACCAGCAGACCAACGCCTCGGCCGAGACCCGCGCGCGGATGGCTCGAGAACTGGGCGCCCGCTATATGCTGCAGGGCGACGTCCAGGCAATCGAGGACCAGGAAGGCCGCGAGCGCGTGGTCTTCTATCAGGTGGACGTCACGCTGCTCGACCTCGAGACCAACGTCCGCACGTGGATGGGCCAGCACAAGATCAAGAAGTACATCCAGCGTCGTCGCCTCACGCCGTAA
- a CDS encoding penicillin acylase family protein codes for MRLFTALLSAAALTAALLVGARPVGPVPPLGQLISPSTGIWSVVRSAELPREQSVALAGLSAAVDVRYDDRAVPHIFAASEADAARALGWVHARDRLFQMELVQRAVAGTLTELVGARALPLDQSARRIALAQGAMAKWEAIPDDSDVKRDVKAYMEGLNAYIDAMRPQDLPLEYRLLGRRPRRFEPQDTYYLLIRMSQTLSFQQSELAYHAVEQLVGREAADALFSPNAPIQEPIEPVAGRRQARVDNAWRLPPPRRPDSTRVAMARAFGELAQSLTRGEAVVGSNNWAVAPSRSATGVPLLAGDPHLELTLPSIWYEAHLVVPGALDVYGVSLPLAPIIPIGFNREMAWTMTNTGNDVVDFYREAVDDSLTPKRYRLDGEWRDVTTRVETYRSPQGATIAVDTFYATHRGPLLRTALGWVSQRWTAREPSDEGHNFRQAMSARNVRDFYARMESYQTPAQNMLTADREGSIGIRSTGRYPIRPNGRGDLAFDGSSSASDWTGNQPISWYPQSINPAQGYLASANQQPMDPSVRPGYQGSDWPSPWRAMRINALLRADASVTVEDMRRFHTDPYSELTPFVLSALDAARATARAAGTWTGDDEAAFLYLMDGEPAFTPDNGWPVLFAALVNRITALTWDELIPPGDERRVATPGQMPLVMLMRDVKNVWWDDRRTPDVEDRDAIVLRALREAWTSARGAHGNDPAAWRWGAVRQINVHHLLRLPGFGRTGLEVNSGPGTLSPSDGNGTHGASWRFVVELGQEVRGWGTYPGGQSGNPISRRYTDRLETWRRGELSTLRFPRTPDALAADQTLARLTFTPAGGRD; via the coding sequence ATGCGACTCTTCACCGCCCTTCTCTCCGCCGCGGCGCTCACGGCCGCACTCCTCGTGGGCGCTCGACCGGTCGGGCCCGTCCCGCCGCTGGGCCAGCTGATCTCGCCCAGCACCGGCATTTGGTCAGTGGTGCGCAGCGCCGAGCTGCCCCGCGAGCAGTCCGTGGCACTCGCCGGGCTCTCGGCCGCGGTTGACGTGCGCTACGACGACCGCGCCGTGCCGCACATCTTCGCGGCCAGCGAGGCCGACGCGGCCCGCGCGCTGGGGTGGGTGCACGCGCGCGACCGGTTGTTCCAGATGGAACTGGTGCAGCGCGCCGTCGCTGGGACCCTGACGGAACTGGTGGGCGCGCGCGCACTGCCCTTGGACCAGTCGGCGCGCCGGATCGCGCTGGCACAGGGCGCGATGGCCAAGTGGGAAGCCATTCCGGACGATTCCGACGTCAAGCGCGACGTGAAGGCGTATATGGAAGGACTCAACGCCTACATCGACGCGATGCGGCCGCAGGACCTGCCGCTGGAGTACCGGCTGCTCGGGCGCCGGCCACGGCGCTTCGAACCGCAGGACACCTACTACCTGCTGATCCGGATGTCGCAGACGCTGTCGTTCCAGCAATCGGAGCTGGCGTACCACGCGGTCGAGCAGTTGGTGGGCCGCGAGGCGGCTGACGCGCTCTTCTCGCCCAACGCGCCGATTCAGGAGCCGATCGAACCGGTAGCCGGCAGACGGCAGGCGCGGGTGGACAACGCGTGGCGCCTGCCTCCCCCCCGGCGCCCGGACTCGACCCGCGTGGCGATGGCCCGCGCCTTCGGCGAACTCGCCCAGTCGCTCACGCGCGGCGAGGCGGTCGTCGGGTCCAATAACTGGGCGGTGGCGCCGTCCCGGTCGGCGACGGGCGTCCCGCTGCTCGCGGGCGACCCGCACCTGGAACTGACGCTGCCGAGCATCTGGTATGAGGCGCACCTCGTGGTCCCGGGCGCGCTGGACGTGTACGGCGTCTCCCTGCCGCTCGCGCCGATCATCCCGATCGGTTTCAACCGCGAGATGGCCTGGACGATGACCAACACCGGCAATGACGTGGTGGACTTCTATCGCGAAGCGGTGGATGACTCGCTCACCCCCAAGCGCTACCGCCTCGACGGCGAGTGGCGCGACGTGACGACGCGCGTGGAGACCTACCGCAGCCCGCAGGGCGCGACGATCGCCGTGGACACGTTCTATGCGACGCACCGCGGGCCGCTGCTGCGCACCGCGCTCGGCTGGGTCTCGCAGCGCTGGACAGCGCGCGAGCCCTCGGACGAAGGCCACAACTTCCGCCAGGCGATGTCAGCGCGGAACGTGCGCGACTTCTACGCGCGAATGGAGAGCTACCAGACGCCGGCGCAGAATATGCTCACGGCCGACCGCGAGGGGAGCATCGGCATCCGCAGCACGGGGCGCTACCCGATTCGCCCGAACGGCCGCGGCGACCTCGCCTTCGACGGCAGCAGCAGCGCCAGCGACTGGACGGGCAATCAACCGATTTCGTGGTACCCGCAGTCGATTAATCCCGCTCAGGGCTACCTGGCCAGCGCCAACCAGCAGCCGATGGACCCGAGCGTGCGGCCCGGCTATCAGGGTAGCGACTGGCCGAGCCCGTGGCGGGCGATGCGCATCAACGCGCTGCTGCGGGCCGACGCGTCCGTGACGGTAGAGGATATGCGTCGCTTCCACACCGACCCGTACAGCGAGCTGACACCCTTCGTGCTCAGCGCGCTCGATGCGGCGCGCGCCACGGCGCGGGCCGCCGGCACCTGGACCGGTGACGACGAGGCGGCCTTCCTCTACTTGATGGACGGCGAGCCGGCCTTCACGCCAGACAATGGCTGGCCCGTGCTGTTCGCGGCGCTCGTGAACCGCATCACGGCGCTTACTTGGGACGAGTTGATTCCCCCAGGCGACGAACGCCGCGTGGCGACGCCGGGGCAGATGCCGCTCGTGATGCTGATGCGCGACGTCAAGAACGTGTGGTGGGACGACCGCCGCACACCGGACGTCGAAGACCGCGACGCCATCGTGCTGCGTGCCCTGCGTGAGGCGTGGACCAGCGCGCGGGGTGCGCACGGCAACGACCCGGCCGCGTGGCGCTGGGGCGCGGTGCGGCAGATCAACGTGCACCATCTGCTGCGGCTGCCGGGCTTCGGTCGCACGGGCCTAGAGGTCAACTCTGGGCCGGGCACGCTGTCGCCGTCAGACGGCAACGGCACGCACGGGGCGTCTTGGCGGTTTGTGGTCGAGCTGGGTCAGGAAGTACGCGGGTGGGGCACGTACCCCGGCGGCCAGTCGGGCAACCCGATCTCGCGTCGCTATACCGACCGCCTGGAGACCTGGCGCCGCGGCGAACTGAGTACGCTGCGCTTTCCGCGTACCCCCGATGCGCTCGCGGCGGACCAAACGCTGGCGCGCTTGACCTTCACTCCGGCGGGAGGGCGCGACTGA
- a CDS encoding AbgT family transporter, protein MSDAASKTRLLRALDAVERVGNRLPHPASLFVILGAVVVVTSWFLATLGVSVPHPTTGETLAPVNLLSVAGFQRLMAGLLPNFMNFAPFGPVLVCLLGLSVAEHSGFLGAIVRVIVEATPRRLLTLVVVFIGATSSTAGDVGYVLLLPLAAALFHAVGRNPLAGLAAAFSGVSGGFAANLLLSPTDVILAGLTQEAARIIDPVYTVTPMASYFFLASSVFLVTITGTLVTERIVEPRLGAYDGDVVPERSEPLSAAQRRGLGWALLSVVALAALVLWGLLPQDGFLLDPARPGFIGSLFLRSLVFWIFVFGLIPGLVYGLVAGSIRSDRDVYKGMQKNMELVAGYIVVIFFIAQFVNLFNWSNLGVLLAVQGAGVLRALDLGPIPLLIAVVAMTGIINVLLGSSSAKWAMLGPVLVPMFMLLGYSPELTQTAYRVGDSLTNIITPLSSNFPLVLMFLQRYAPKAGIGTLTATMLPYSIANFLAWSLMLVLWVWFRLPTGPGAPLFLGAP, encoded by the coding sequence GTGAGCGACGCCGCCTCCAAGACTCGGCTCCTGCGCGCACTCGACGCCGTCGAGCGCGTCGGCAACCGCTTGCCGCATCCCGCATCGCTGTTCGTCATCCTCGGTGCCGTCGTCGTCGTCACGTCGTGGTTCCTGGCCACGCTCGGCGTGTCCGTGCCGCATCCGACCACCGGCGAGACGCTGGCGCCCGTCAACCTGCTCTCGGTGGCGGGCTTTCAGCGCCTGATGGCGGGCCTTCTGCCGAACTTTATGAACTTCGCGCCGTTCGGGCCGGTGCTGGTCTGCCTGCTCGGCCTGTCGGTGGCGGAGCACAGCGGATTCCTCGGCGCCATCGTGCGGGTCATCGTCGAAGCCACTCCGCGACGGCTGCTCACGCTCGTGGTCGTCTTCATCGGCGCCACGTCCAGCACGGCGGGTGACGTGGGCTACGTGCTGCTGCTCCCGCTCGCGGCGGCGCTCTTCCACGCCGTCGGGCGCAATCCGCTGGCCGGGCTGGCCGCGGCATTCTCTGGTGTGTCCGGCGGGTTCGCCGCCAACCTGCTGCTCTCGCCCACCGACGTCATCCTTGCGGGACTCACGCAAGAAGCGGCGCGCATCATCGACCCGGTCTACACCGTGACGCCGATGGCGAGCTACTTCTTTCTCGCAAGCTCGGTGTTCCTCGTGACCATCACCGGCACGCTCGTGACCGAGCGCATCGTCGAGCCGCGGCTCGGCGCGTACGATGGCGACGTCGTGCCGGAGCGCAGCGAGCCGCTCAGTGCCGCGCAGCGGCGCGGTCTTGGCTGGGCGCTGCTGAGCGTCGTCGCGCTCGCGGCGCTGGTGCTCTGGGGCCTGCTGCCGCAGGACGGCTTCCTGCTCGACCCTGCGCGCCCCGGCTTCATCGGCTCGCTCTTCCTGCGCAGCCTCGTCTTCTGGATCTTCGTCTTCGGGCTCATCCCCGGCCTCGTGTACGGCCTCGTCGCCGGCAGCATCCGCAGCGACCGCGACGTGTACAAGGGGATGCAGAAGAATATGGAACTGGTCGCCGGCTACATCGTGGTGATCTTCTTCATCGCCCAGTTCGTGAACCTGTTCAACTGGTCGAACCTCGGCGTGCTCCTGGCGGTGCAGGGGGCGGGTGTCCTACGCGCGCTCGACCTTGGCCCCATTCCGCTGCTCATCGCCGTGGTCGCGATGACCGGCATCATCAACGTGCTGCTCGGCTCGTCGTCAGCCAAGTGGGCGATGCTCGGTCCGGTGCTGGTGCCGATGTTTATGCTGCTCGGCTACTCGCCCGAACTCACGCAGACGGCGTACCGCGTCGGCGACTCGCTGACCAACATCATCACGCCGCTCAGTTCCAACTTTCCGCTGGTGCTGATGTTCCTGCAGCGCTACGCGCCCAAGGCCGGCATCGGGACGCTCACGGCCACGATGCTGCCGTACTCCATCGCGAACTTCCTGGCCTGGAGCCTGATGCTGGTGCTGTGGGTGTGGTTCCGCCTGCCGACGGGACCGGGCGCGCCGCTGTTCCTCGGCGCGCCCTGA
- a CDS encoding N-formylglutamate amidohydrolase: MVRLHGSPARTVTTPVIVRAAAGRAVPVIVDSPHSGMQWPDDFAPSAPREAILTTWDAFVDELWGDAPDEGATLIAATFPRAYVDVNRAEDDIDPELLATPWPAPLRPTAYSARGMGLIRRNALPNVPMYAAPLSVAAVERRISNYYLPYRSAVIEHCARAQERFGGAWHLNCHSMKSRGNAMNVDAGAARPDLVVSDRHGSTAAPELTAWVAEWFRAQGLQVRINDPYQGGDLVRSFGAPAAGRHSIQLEINRALYMDEAAFAQGRRFGEVRALCRAFVRAFAARVTPRETP, encoded by the coding sequence GTGGTTCGACTCCACGGCTCGCCCGCGCGAACCGTGACGACGCCGGTGATCGTCCGCGCCGCCGCCGGGCGCGCCGTGCCGGTCATCGTGGATTCACCTCACAGCGGGATGCAGTGGCCCGACGACTTTGCGCCGTCCGCCCCCCGCGAGGCCATCCTCACCACCTGGGATGCCTTCGTCGACGAACTCTGGGGTGACGCACCGGACGAAGGCGCGACGCTGATCGCCGCCACCTTCCCCCGCGCGTACGTGGACGTGAACCGCGCCGAGGACGACATCGACCCCGAGCTGCTCGCGACCCCGTGGCCGGCACCGCTGCGCCCCACGGCATACAGCGCGCGCGGGATGGGCCTCATCCGTCGCAACGCCCTGCCGAACGTACCGATGTACGCCGCGCCGCTCAGCGTCGCGGCGGTCGAACGGCGGATCAGCAACTACTACCTCCCGTACCGCAGCGCGGTCATCGAGCACTGCGCGCGCGCGCAGGAGCGCTTCGGCGGTGCTTGGCACCTCAACTGCCATTCAATGAAGTCCCGTGGCAACGCGATGAACGTGGATGCCGGTGCGGCACGCCCGGACCTCGTCGTCAGCGACCGCCACGGCAGCACCGCCGCGCCCGAACTCACCGCCTGGGTGGCTGAGTGGTTCCGCGCCCAAGGCCTGCAGGTGCGCATCAACGATCCCTACCAGGGCGGCGACCTCGTGCGCAGCTTCGGCGCGCCGGCGGCAGGCCGGCATAGCATTCAGCTCGAGATCAACCGTGCCCTCTATATGGATGAGGCGGCCTTTGCGCAGGGGCGTCGCTTCGGCGAGGTGCGCGCGCTCTGCCGCGCCTTTGTGCGCGCCTTCGCAGCGCGCGTGACGCCGCGGGAGACGCCGTGA
- a CDS encoding sulfatase-like hydrolase/transferase: MTLAPWQAPSGRDAALAISLVNLLHLRLWGEVLAVATPDAYFSSVANTDVAAVMLNILLLSVVLLGLVTLARRFGAPGRRVIVAGFALMLLLQFNAFGPLLAPGVFTIINPWLDAKYVDALLPLLGLLLIALASRRWPTGTLRLARGTVLMLAPLALWFFGRGLLTILQVNPTDALAARVPAVGARSDSAQGPRVVLLLMDAMSRRLAFDARPADLELPALDRLRAEGLDATNVEQAGWVTKVSVPEILSGVPVRDSRPVGPSELELTLEDGSTQAWSTAPNLLKDAKEAGGVAVVAGWYHPYCRIFTYLDGCATYPARTVGARGRHSSFGATMWDQALALIPYINLRRRQIDIVEEHRQDLARAAVQGGRGLVFLHVIVPHTPWIWDEEAGDYTLTSYGPDGYFGNLALADDLLGEIREAMEDAGQWDSAAVVLVSDHVMRYRPDYLNEPDDRRVPLIVKLPGSTVGGTYDQPLSASITHQLVEALLRGELKTNHALVAWFDSTARPREP, encoded by the coding sequence ATGACGCTCGCTCCTTGGCAAGCTCCCAGCGGCCGGGATGCGGCCCTCGCGATCTCGCTCGTGAACCTGCTGCACCTGCGGCTCTGGGGCGAGGTGCTCGCGGTGGCCACGCCCGACGCGTACTTCAGCAGCGTCGCCAACACCGACGTGGCGGCGGTGATGCTCAATATCCTGCTGCTGTCCGTCGTCCTCCTCGGCCTGGTGACACTGGCCCGTCGCTTCGGCGCGCCGGGGCGCCGCGTGATCGTGGCCGGCTTTGCACTGATGCTCTTGCTGCAGTTCAATGCCTTCGGACCGCTCTTGGCGCCAGGCGTCTTCACGATCATCAATCCGTGGCTGGACGCGAAGTACGTCGACGCGCTGCTCCCTCTGCTCGGGCTGCTGCTGATTGCGTTGGCGAGCCGCCGGTGGCCCACTGGGACCCTGCGGCTGGCCCGCGGCACGGTGCTGATGCTGGCACCGCTGGCGCTGTGGTTCTTCGGACGCGGGCTCCTGACCATCCTGCAGGTCAATCCGACGGACGCCTTGGCCGCCCGCGTGCCGGCCGTCGGCGCGCGCAGCGACTCTGCGCAGGGCCCACGTGTCGTGCTCCTGCTGATGGACGCGATGTCGCGCCGCCTCGCGTTCGACGCACGTCCCGCCGACCTCGAGCTCCCGGCTCTCGACCGCCTGCGCGCCGAGGGCCTCGATGCGACGAACGTCGAGCAGGCCGGGTGGGTCACCAAGGTCTCCGTGCCCGAGATTCTCTCCGGTGTGCCGGTGCGTGATTCGCGGCCGGTCGGCCCCTCGGAGCTCGAACTGACGCTCGAGGACGGCAGCACGCAGGCCTGGTCGACCGCGCCGAACCTGCTCAAGGACGCCAAGGAGGCCGGTGGCGTCGCGGTGGTTGCAGGCTGGTACCACCCGTACTGCCGGATATTCACCTACCTCGATGGCTGCGCGACCTACCCCGCACGTACGGTGGGCGCGCGCGGCCGCCACTCGAGCTTTGGCGCAACGATGTGGGACCAAGCCTTGGCGTTGATTCCGTACATCAACCTGCGGCGCCGGCAGATCGACATCGTCGAGGAGCATCGCCAAGACCTCGCGCGCGCGGCGGTGCAGGGTGGCCGCGGACTCGTGTTCCTCCACGTGATCGTGCCGCATACGCCGTGGATCTGGGATGAAGAAGCCGGAGACTACACGCTCACGTCGTACGGGCCCGACGGCTACTTCGGCAACCTCGCACTCGCGGACGACCTGCTCGGCGAGATTCGCGAGGCGATGGAGGATGCCGGCCAGTGGGACTCGGCCGCCGTCGTGCTGGTCTCCGACCACGTGATGCGCTACCGCCCGGACTATCTCAACGAGCCGGATGACCGCCGCGTCCCGCTCATCGTCAAGCTGCCGGGCTCGACGGTGGGAGGCACCTACGACCAACCGCTCTCGGCGAGCATCACGCACCAACTCGTCGAGGCCTTGTTGCGCGGTGAACTCAAGACGAACCACGCATTGGTCGCGTGGTTCGACTCCACGGCTCGCCCGCGCGAACCGTGA
- a CDS encoding class I SAM-dependent methyltransferase, with product MSTAVSRIGSSFRDPSGFLFTQEGVLFRQVQERYRHEYQQLTTSGLYAALLREGLLVPHDECALSEAAAPGAAFVLRPERIPFISLPYEWCFGQRKAAALLTLRVQELALAHGMSLKDASAFNVQFRGVAPVFLDTLSFEMYRDEAPWVAYRQFCQHFLAPLLLQARVDVRLGALLRQYLDGIPLDLASRLLGRGSWFSPAIAMHVHLHARSIARHAPTDGSAASATATVRVSRRGLEGVIASLRATIEGLRWQPPGTEWGAYEESHNYDAAGRASKQAIVAACIREAAARRVLDLGANAGEYSRVARDAGADLVVAADGDPVAVERGFQRLSAAGEQGIHPLLVDLTNPAPAQGWAHGEWPSLAERGPFDAVLALALVHHLAIGNNVPLPGVAAMLAALGRDVIIEWVPKGDPQVRRLLSAREDIFDGYTEDGFVAAFAELGMRAVRREPVGDTGRTIFRFTR from the coding sequence GTGAGCACCGCCGTGTCGCGGATCGGCAGTTCGTTCCGTGACCCCAGTGGATTCCTGTTCACGCAGGAGGGCGTGCTCTTCCGGCAGGTGCAGGAGCGGTACCGCCACGAATACCAGCAACTGACGACGTCGGGCCTCTACGCCGCCTTGCTGCGCGAAGGCCTGCTCGTGCCACACGACGAATGCGCGCTGAGCGAAGCGGCGGCGCCCGGCGCGGCCTTTGTGCTGCGGCCGGAACGAATTCCGTTCATCTCATTGCCGTATGAGTGGTGCTTCGGGCAACGCAAGGCGGCGGCGTTGCTGACGCTGCGCGTGCAGGAACTCGCCCTCGCGCACGGAATGTCCCTCAAGGACGCCAGTGCCTTCAACGTGCAGTTTCGCGGCGTGGCGCCCGTGTTTCTCGATACGCTCTCCTTCGAGATGTATCGCGACGAGGCTCCCTGGGTGGCCTACCGGCAGTTCTGCCAGCACTTCCTGGCGCCGCTGCTGTTGCAGGCGCGTGTGGACGTCCGCCTTGGGGCGTTGCTGCGGCAGTATCTCGATGGCATCCCCCTGGACCTGGCGTCGCGCCTGCTCGGGCGCGGCAGTTGGTTTTCGCCGGCGATCGCGATGCACGTGCATCTGCACGCGCGCAGCATTGCGCGCCACGCGCCCACCGACGGGAGCGCCGCGTCGGCGACCGCCACGGTCCGCGTCTCGCGCCGCGGCCTCGAAGGTGTGATCGCCTCGCTGCGCGCGACGATCGAGGGGCTGCGCTGGCAGCCGCCCGGCACGGAGTGGGGTGCCTACGAAGAGTCACACAACTACGACGCAGCGGGTCGCGCGTCCAAACAGGCGATCGTGGCAGCGTGCATCCGCGAGGCGGCGGCGCGCCGCGTCCTCGACCTTGGCGCGAATGCCGGGGAGTACTCGCGCGTGGCGCGGGACGCGGGTGCCGACCTCGTCGTGGCTGCCGATGGAGATCCCGTCGCCGTCGAGCGCGGGTTCCAGCGCCTCAGCGCGGCGGGAGAGCAGGGCATCCATCCGCTGCTGGTAGACCTGACGAATCCGGCGCCGGCGCAGGGCTGGGCCCACGGCGAGTGGCCGTCGCTCGCCGAGCGTGGGCCGTTTGACGCCGTGCTGGCGCTGGCCTTGGTGCACCACTTGGCCATCGGCAACAATGTGCCGCTGCCTGGCGTCGCGGCGATGCTCGCGGCACTCGGGCGCGATGTCATCATCGAGTGGGTGCCGAAGGGCGATCCGCAGGTGCGGCGGCTCTTGAGTGCGCGCGAAGACATCTTCGATGGCTACACTGAGGATGGCTTCGTGGCGGCCTTCGCCGAGTTGGGGATGCGGGCCGTTCGGCGCGAGCCGGTCGGCGATACTGGGCGTACCATCTTCCGGTTCACGCGATGA